From the Candidatus Angelobacter sp. genome, the window CTGCGCCAAAGCCTGCGCTGCTGTGCCGGGAGGCCCCGCGGTTGGTTTTGTTTCGTTCAATCGCGAAGAAGAGGGGATGCTGGGCAGCCAGAATTTTGTGGAATGGCTGGCAGGTTCCCGTGTGCGGCTGAAATATGCTCATATTCTGGAGATGGTTGGCTGTGCTTCGGAACAGCCCGGGTCGCAGCGAATCCCGCCGGGACTGCCCTTGCGGGTCCCGGACACAGGTGATTTCCTCGCCCTTCTGGCTAATCGCGGTTCTTATCGCGTTCTCGGCAGCCTGCTGGCACATGCGAAGACCTACCTCCCCGGATTCCCGGTCGTCGGATTGCGCGTGACTTTGGGATTGGAGAAATACTTTCCAGTCCTGCTGCGGAGCGACCACGCGCCGTTCTGGCAGCGGCGCATTCCCGCGACGATGTGGACCGACACGTCCGAGTTCCGGAATCCCCTTTACCATCAGCCGGGAGACAGGCCGGAGACGCTCAACTATCCGTTTCTTCGGTCGGTGTCACAATTGTTGGTCGCGTCGGTGCTGTCCAGCTGATTCTGCAGCGTTTGACATGAAAAGGAAGCCCGCCATCGACGACCTTCTTCGCGTCATGGCCAGACTCCGTTCTCCCACGGGTTGCCCGTGGGACCGCGAACAGGATCATAGGTCACTGCGCTTCCACGCGGTCGAGGAGGTCTATGAGCTGATGGACGCCATAGAGGCCGGTGACGATTGCGAGATGCAGGAGGAGTTGGGAGATCTGTTGTTGCAGGTCGTGTTTCACTGTCAACTGGCGCGGGAACGCGGCGCATTCGATTTTGAGCAAGTCGCGCGGCACATCACCGAAAAGCTGATCCGCCGGCACCCGCACGTTTTTGGCTCCCTCAAGGTCAAGGACGTGGACCAGGTCTGGGCGAACTGGGAAAAGATCAAGCGCGCGGAGAAGCAGGGGACACGGCACGCGCGTCCCTCTGCCCTGGACGGCATCCCGAAACACCTGCCCGCCCTGCTTCGGGCCGAAAAACTCGTCAAGAAAGCGCGCAAAGCGGGGGTCTGGCGGAGAAAGGACACGCGGCCCGGTCGTGAAGCAAAATCTCCGGGCAGGCTCG encodes:
- a CDS encoding M28 family peptidase, giving the protein MLTKDASPTRARMPLPQIRKSLASVTEQELREWVERLAVPRHYGHEPEENKNTALWIASKLQSWNYQVELQGPWWNVVALPRDVSAPLILVGAHYDSIEGCPGADDNASAVAAMLSCAKACAAVPGGPAVGFVSFNREEEGMLGSQNFVEWLAGSRVRLKYAHILEMVGCASEQPGSQRIPPGLPLRVPDTGDFLALLANRGSYRVLGSLLAHAKTYLPGFPVVGLRVTLGLEKYFPVLLRSDHAPFWQRRIPATMWTDTSEFRNPLYHQPGDRPETLNYPFLRSVSQLLVASVLSS
- a CDS encoding MazG family protein; this encodes MKRKPAIDDLLRVMARLRSPTGCPWDREQDHRSLRFHAVEEVYELMDAIEAGDDCEMQEELGDLLLQVVFHCQLARERGAFDFEQVARHITEKLIRRHPHVFGSLKVKDVDQVWANWEKIKRAEKQGTRHARPSALDGIPKHLPALLRAEKLVKKARKAGVWRRKDTRPGREAKSPGRLGSRAALARQLFAIAENAQARGWSAEELLRSELKKIERELRRVERTQVARRPKGI